Proteins found in one Rhodobacter capsulatus SB 1003 genomic segment:
- a CDS encoding NAD(P)-dependent oxidoreductase encodes MAQQRMLKFVTTAKETPEKRDATARTHDFDEIYAEFADAKAAEQAGRCSQCGVPYCHAHCPLHNNIPDWLRLTAEGRLEEAYQVSQTTNSFPEICGRICPQDRLCEGNCVIENSGHGTVTIGAIEKYITDTAWDRGWVKPIAPAVERPESVGIIGAGPGGLAAADVLRRAGVQVTVYDRNDRAGGLLTYGIPGFKLEKDVVMNRVRQLEQGGVAFVLNCNVGTDISFDAIRGKHDAVLIATGVYKTRALTDPGAEAKGIVRAIDYLTASNKKSFGDDVAEFDDGTLNATGKRVLVIGGGDTAMDCVRTAIRQGATSVKCLYRRDRANMPGSQREVTNAEEEGAEFVWLAAPKAFAGNPVDSVTVQRMRLGAPDASGRQSPEPIEGGLYEEPADLVITALGFEPEDLPALWNVSALETTRWGTVKASFGTHATSLPGVYAVGDIVRGASLVVWAIRDGREAGAEMVKYLDGAGRVAAE; translated from the coding sequence ATGGCTCAGCAACGCATGCTCAAATTCGTCACGACGGCGAAAGAGACGCCGGAAAAACGCGATGCCACCGCGCGCACCCATGACTTCGACGAGATCTACGCCGAATTCGCCGATGCGAAGGCGGCGGAACAGGCGGGCCGGTGCAGCCAATGCGGCGTGCCCTATTGCCACGCGCATTGCCCGCTGCACAACAACATCCCCGACTGGCTGCGGCTGACCGCCGAGGGCCGTCTGGAAGAGGCCTATCAGGTCAGCCAGACCACCAACAGCTTCCCGGAAATCTGCGGCCGCATCTGCCCGCAGGACCGTCTGTGCGAAGGCAATTGCGTCATCGAAAACTCGGGCCATGGCACCGTGACCATCGGCGCGATCGAGAAATACATCACCGACACGGCCTGGGACCGCGGCTGGGTGAAACCGATCGCCCCCGCGGTCGAACGCCCGGAATCGGTCGGCATCATCGGCGCGGGCCCCGGCGGTCTGGCCGCGGCCGACGTGCTGCGCCGGGCGGGGGTGCAGGTGACGGTCTATGACCGCAACGACCGCGCGGGCGGGCTGCTGACCTATGGCATCCCCGGCTTCAAGCTGGAAAAGGACGTGGTGATGAACCGCGTGCGGCAGCTGGAACAGGGCGGCGTCGCCTTCGTGCTGAACTGCAATGTCGGCACCGACATTTCCTTTGACGCGATCCGCGGCAAGCATGATGCGGTGTTGATCGCCACCGGCGTCTACAAGACCCGCGCGCTGACCGATCCGGGCGCGGAGGCCAAGGGGATCGTGCGCGCCATCGACTATCTGACCGCCTCGAACAAGAAGAGCTTCGGCGATGACGTGGCCGAATTCGACGATGGCACGCTGAACGCCACCGGCAAGCGCGTGCTGGTGATCGGCGGCGGCGACACCGCGATGGACTGCGTGCGCACGGCGATTCGCCAGGGCGCGACCTCGGTCAAATGCCTTTACCGGCGTGACCGGGCGAACATGCCGGGCAGCCAGCGCGAAGTGACGAATGCCGAGGAAGAAGGCGCGGAATTCGTCTGGCTTGCGGCGCCGAAGGCATTTGCGGGCAATCCGGTCGACAGCGTCACTGTGCAGCGCATGCGGCTGGGTGCCCCGGATGCCTCGGGCCGTCAAAGCCCCGAACCGATCGAGGGCGGCCTCTATGAAGAACCGGCCGATCTGGTGATCACCGCGCTCGGCTTCGAACCCGAGGACCTGCCCGCCTTGTGGAATGTCTCGGCGCTGGAAACCACGCGCTGGGGCACGGTCAAGGCGAGCTTCGGCACCCATGCGACCAGCCTGCCCGGCGTCTATGCCGTGGGCGACATCGTGCGCGGGGCCTCGCTTGTCGTCTGGGCGATCCGCGATGGCCGCGAGGCCGGGGCAGAGATGGTGAAATACCTCGACGGCGCCGGTCGCGTCGCCGCCGAGTGA
- a CDS encoding undecaprenyl-diphosphate phosphatase, with protein sequence MSYLADVVLGVIEGITEFLPISSTGHLLLAEAWLGARSDTYNIAIQAGAILAVTLIYWRRITGLFLGLGQSENRDYLIKLAVAFGITAVLGLVVKKLGFALPETVMPIAWALVLGGIWMIVAEWLAGKKPDCATITLRVAIAVGVAQIIAGVFPGTSRSGATIFVAMLMGTTNRAAATEFAFLVGIPTMYAATGYELLKTLRGGGPAEDWTALGIGFAVSTVTAFVAVKWLLTYIQSHRFTFFAIYRIVFGGVLLALGAAGVLV encoded by the coding sequence TTGTCTTATCTGGCCGATGTCGTCCTGGGGGTGATCGAAGGGATCACGGAATTCCTGCCGATCTCCTCCACGGGGCATCTGCTTCTGGCCGAGGCCTGGCTGGGGGCACGGTCGGACACCTACAACATCGCGATTCAGGCGGGCGCCATCCTCGCGGTGACGCTGATCTACTGGCGCCGCATCACCGGGCTTTTCCTCGGCCTTGGCCAGTCGGAAAACCGCGATTACCTGATCAAGCTTGCCGTGGCCTTCGGGATCACCGCGGTTCTGGGGCTGGTGGTGAAGAAGCTCGGCTTCGCGCTGCCCGAGACGGTGATGCCGATCGCCTGGGCGCTGGTTCTGGGCGGGATCTGGATGATCGTGGCCGAATGGCTGGCGGGCAAGAAACCCGATTGCGCCACGATCACCCTGCGCGTCGCCATCGCCGTGGGGGTGGCGCAGATCATCGCCGGGGTGTTTCCGGGCACCTCGCGATCCGGTGCGACGATCTTCGTCGCCATGCTGATGGGCACGACGAACCGCGCCGCCGCCACCGAATTCGCCTTTCTTGTCGGCATCCCGACGATGTATGCCGCCACCGGCTACGAACTTCTGAAGACCCTCAGGGGCGGCGGCCCGGCCGAGGACTGGACCGCGCTCGGCATCGGCTTTGCCGTCTCCACCGTGACCGCCTTTGTCGCGGTGAAATGGCTGCTGACCTACATCCAGTCGCATCGCTTCACCTTCTTCGCGATCTACCGCATCGTCTTTGGCGGCGTGTTGCTGGCGCTGGGCGCCGCGGGCGTTCTGGTCTGA
- a CDS encoding complex I NDUFA9 subunit family protein — protein sequence MSKLVTIYGGSGFVGRYIARRMAKEGWRVRVAVRRPNEALFVKPYGAVGQVEPFFCNIRDDASVRTAMQGADAVVNCVGILVNEGRNTFMDVQADGAGRIARIAAELGVSKLVHISAIGADNESDSAYSRTKGWGELAVLKSFPKAVILRPSVIFGTEDGFFNRFAAMAKFGPFLPITAPLTKFQPVYVDDVAAAAVQGILGEAEGTYELGGPDVETFEDIMKLMLKVIGRKNIVIGLPQVVARTTAAIGDTVQWLTGGLITNRILTTDQLKNLGRHNVVGKSAKTFADLGITPTPMAAVLPDYLWRFRPHGQYEAIQASAKNLK from the coding sequence ATGTCGAAGCTTGTCACCATCTATGGCGGTTCGGGTTTCGTGGGGCGTTACATTGCCCGACGCATGGCGAAGGAAGGCTGGCGCGTCCGCGTCGCCGTGCGCCGCCCGAACGAGGCCCTGTTCGTCAAACCCTATGGCGCCGTGGGTCAGGTCGAACCGTTCTTTTGCAACATCCGCGACGATGCCTCGGTGCGGACCGCCATGCAGGGCGCGGATGCGGTGGTGAACTGCGTCGGCATCCTGGTCAACGAAGGCCGCAACACCTTCATGGACGTGCAGGCCGATGGCGCCGGGCGGATCGCCCGCATCGCCGCCGAGCTGGGCGTTTCGAAGCTGGTTCACATTTCCGCGATCGGCGCCGACAACGAATCGGACAGCGCCTATTCCCGCACCAAGGGCTGGGGCGAGCTTGCGGTGCTGAAATCCTTCCCCAAGGCGGTGATCCTGCGTCCCTCGGTGATCTTCGGGACCGAGGACGGCTTTTTCAACCGCTTCGCCGCGATGGCGAAATTCGGCCCGTTCCTGCCGATCACCGCACCGCTTACGAAATTCCAGCCGGTCTATGTCGATGACGTCGCCGCCGCCGCGGTGCAGGGCATCCTGGGCGAGGCCGAGGGCACCTATGAGCTGGGCGGCCCCGATGTCGAGACCTTCGAAGACATCATGAAGCTGATGCTGAAAGTGATCGGGCGCAAGAACATCGTCATCGGCCTGCCGCAGGTCGTCGCCCGCACCACCGCGGCGATCGGCGACACCGTGCAATGGCTGACCGGCGGGCTGATCACCAACCGCATCCTGACCACCGACCAGCTGAAGAACCTCGGCCGTCACAATGTCGTGGGCAAATCCGCGAAGACCTTTGCCGATCTGGGCATCACGCCGACGCCGATGGCGGCGGTGCTGCCCGATTACCTCTGGCGTTTCCGCCCGCATGGGCAATATGAGGCGATCCAGGCTTCGGCCAAGAATCTGAAATAG
- a CDS encoding sulfotransferase family protein, whose product MTQTINRPDIFIIGTMKGGTTALHRILTEHPQIHSGTQKEIHYFSLNYAEGDDWYHRHFAGLPAGQHYVDASPTYFDACNTPLMPRLIDRYNPQGKLILITRNPIERAISHFRHLQVVNKIPALMDMSPDMFFNRDLARMLPGIGVIQSNYMHIIGFSLYMAKAQRFAGIFGERLLVIDNTQLRNDPKATVRRMFEHVGVDPIWDDSFVEIKHSNKSTLKDISQATYDRLFQIMQPDYERFCTAFGIDCVWPELGK is encoded by the coding sequence ATGACCCAGACCATCAACCGGCCCGACATCTTCATCATCGGCACGATGAAGGGCGGGACCACCGCGTTGCATCGCATCCTGACCGAACATCCGCAGATCCATTCGGGCACGCAAAAGGAAATCCACTATTTCTCGCTGAACTATGCGGAAGGCGACGACTGGTATCACCGCCATTTCGCGGGCCTGCCCGCCGGGCAGCATTATGTCGACGCCAGCCCGACCTATTTCGACGCCTGCAACACGCCGCTGATGCCGCGGCTGATCGACCGCTACAACCCGCAGGGCAAGCTGATCCTGATCACCCGCAACCCGATCGAGCGGGCGATCTCGCATTTCCGGCATCTGCAGGTGGTCAACAAGATCCCCGCGCTGATGGACATGTCACCGGACATGTTCTTCAACCGCGACCTGGCCAGGATGCTGCCGGGCATCGGCGTGATCCAGAGCAACTACATGCATATCATCGGCTTCAGCCTCTACATGGCGAAGGCGCAAAGATTCGCGGGCATTTTCGGCGAACGGCTGCTGGTGATCGACAACACGCAGCTGCGCAACGATCCGAAAGCCACGGTGCGGCGGATGTTCGAACATGTCGGCGTCGATCCGATCTGGGACGACAGCTTCGTCGAAATCAAGCACAGCAACAAGTCGACCCTGAAGGACATCTCTCAGGCGACCTATGACCGGCTGTTTCAGATCATGCAGCCGGATTACGAACGCTTCTGCACCGCCTTCGGCATCGATTGCGTCTGGCCGGAGCTTGGCAAGTAA
- a CDS encoding glycoside hydrolase family 99-like domain-containing protein, whose amino-acid sequence MQALYHHIAHLDRVIAQHETTIAMLRSSTSWRITAPMRVVVTGTRWITRNGRRSASATARFIWHYLPVPMTRKLRFKDKVLSKTGFLLGSTQFYQAWQEAKREREAVAAQLQAIQRQQAQFQPVAAAPAPVAAPVAMPVAAPEPAPVAEQPQPVAAPAPEPAAPVAPAPVAPAPEPMPPVLISETNTFVPRRQTTDLSNPKARLIAFYLPQFHAIPENDAWWGKGFTEWTNVGPAQPQFPGHHQPHEPVPELGQYNLLDTNVQRKQIELAQLYGIGGFCFYWYWFGGKRLLEKPVRNWLDTPDLDFPFCICWANENWSRRWDGLDQELLISQNHSPEDDLDFITELAPYLRDPRYIRIDGKPLILLYRPSLMPNVAETSARWRDWCRKNGVGEIYLAYPQSFETVDPAEYGFDAAVEFPPNNYSPDNLTDRVPGLSPEFDGIIYDWRSYVERSRNYPMPDYKLYRSVCPSWDNTARRKNKGAIFANSNPAEYRVWLENAVTRTLADARTPDERVIFVNAWNEWAEGAHLEPDTKYGYAYLEASRAALNPVEVPRMVTLVGHDAHPHGAQILLLNLARNYVQNGFKVTIILLQGGQMVTQYAQYAQVVVLDDPALAGENCTRLLRRLRTEDAQVAIVNTTVSAEILPMLREAGYRTVSLIHEMASVYDQMNLRPQMTLVADHADQVVFPAPLVQAQFETYLGRSLPRAQIRPQGLYLHELASSDALAQHRARLRAELGLDADTTLLLGVGYVDHRKGGDLFVRTLARLRELGRKVEAIWIGHADIHFLPQIEALARDLGVAGHMRFLGRQQDPVPFYAASDVFLLSSREDPFPSVVLEAMAARLPCVMFAGTTGCEVLAERGLALAVGGQDPAGMAQAVESLIDHPERRGQMVAAARDYIEAEADFTKYTLDLLRLSGRHVPRVSVVVPNYNYGRYIEDRLNSVLAQDFPIYEIIVLDDRSTDDSLERIRAFAARCERPIRIVPNEVNSGNVFRQWIKGLDLAHGDYVWIAEADDLAEPDFLSTAMRGFEKPGTVLSYTDSAQIDENGTPLAANYRYYTDKISPTHWAQNYCRDGAEEISEVLYLKNTIPNASGVVMAAGALRAVLAEHRTELESVRFVGDWLVYLWLLERGGIAFNTASKNIHRRHQNSVTISNFDAKQLAEIEAVQRDILTRHGLGAVQQQKAADYIAELAVQFGLTGTGKA is encoded by the coding sequence ATGCAGGCGCTTTATCACCACATCGCGCATCTGGACCGGGTGATCGCCCAGCACGAGACAACGATCGCGATGCTGCGGTCCAGCACCTCGTGGCGGATCACCGCGCCGATGCGGGTGGTGGTGACCGGCACGCGCTGGATCACGCGGAACGGCCGACGGTCGGCCTCGGCGACGGCGCGGTTCATCTGGCATTACCTGCCGGTGCCGATGACGCGCAAGCTGCGCTTCAAGGACAAGGTGCTGAGCAAGACCGGCTTCCTTCTGGGCAGCACGCAGTTCTATCAGGCCTGGCAGGAAGCAAAACGCGAACGCGAGGCTGTCGCGGCGCAGCTGCAGGCGATCCAGCGGCAACAGGCGCAGTTTCAGCCGGTTGCCGCCGCCCCCGCCCCGGTCGCGGCGCCCGTTGCGATGCCCGTCGCCGCCCCGGAACCCGCCCCCGTCGCCGAACAACCGCAGCCTGTCGCCGCGCCTGCCCCGGAACCGGCGGCGCCCGTCGCACCCGCCCCCGTCGCGCCCGCGCCCGAACCGATGCCGCCGGTGCTGATCTCCGAGACGAACACCTTCGTGCCGCGTCGCCAGACCACCGATCTGAGCAATCCGAAGGCGCGGCTGATCGCCTTTTACCTGCCGCAGTTCCACGCCATCCCGGAAAACGACGCCTGGTGGGGCAAGGGTTTCACCGAATGGACGAATGTCGGCCCGGCGCAACCGCAGTTCCCCGGCCATCACCAGCCGCACGAGCCGGTTCCGGAACTGGGCCAGTACAACCTTCTGGATACCAATGTGCAGCGCAAGCAGATCGAGCTGGCGCAGCTTTACGGCATCGGCGGCTTCTGCTTCTACTGGTACTGGTTCGGCGGCAAGCGTCTTCTGGAAAAGCCGGTGCGGAACTGGCTGGACACGCCCGATCTCGATTTCCCCTTCTGCATCTGCTGGGCGAACGAGAACTGGTCGCGGCGCTGGGACGGGCTGGATCAGGAACTGCTGATCTCGCAAAACCACAGCCCCGAAGACGATCTCGACTTCATCACCGAACTGGCGCCCTATCTGCGCGATCCGCGTTACATCCGCATCGACGGCAAGCCGCTGATCCTGCTTTATCGCCCGAGCCTGATGCCGAACGTGGCCGAAACCTCGGCGCGCTGGCGCGACTGGTGCCGCAAGAACGGCGTCGGCGAGATCTATCTGGCCTATCCGCAAAGCTTCGAAACCGTCGATCCGGCGGAATACGGCTTTGATGCGGCGGTGGAATTCCCGCCCAACAACTATTCGCCCGACAATCTGACCGACCGCGTGCCGGGGCTCTCGCCCGAGTTTGACGGCATCATCTATGACTGGCGGTCCTATGTCGAACGCTCGCGCAATTATCCGATGCCCGACTACAAGCTTTACCGTTCGGTCTGCCCGTCCTGGGACAACACCGCGCGGCGCAAGAACAAGGGCGCGATCTTTGCCAATTCGAACCCGGCCGAATACCGCGTCTGGCTGGAAAACGCCGTCACCCGGACGCTGGCCGATGCCCGCACCCCCGACGAGCGGGTGATCTTCGTCAATGCCTGGAACGAATGGGCCGAGGGCGCGCATCTCGAGCCCGACACGAAATACGGTTACGCCTATCTGGAAGCCTCGCGGGCGGCGCTGAACCCGGTCGAAGTGCCGCGGATGGTGACGCTGGTCGGCCATGACGCGCATCCGCACGGGGCGCAGATCCTGCTTTTGAACCTGGCGCGGAACTATGTGCAAAACGGGTTCAAGGTGACGATCATCCTGCTGCAGGGCGGTCAGATGGTGACGCAATATGCGCAATATGCGCAGGTGGTCGTGCTCGACGATCCGGCGCTGGCGGGCGAGAACTGCACCCGCCTGCTGCGGCGGCTGCGCACCGAAGATGCGCAGGTGGCGATCGTCAACACCACCGTCAGCGCCGAGATCCTGCCGATGCTGCGCGAGGCGGGCTATCGCACCGTGTCGCTGATCCACGAGATGGCCTCGGTCTATGATCAGATGAACCTGCGGCCGCAGATGACGCTGGTCGCCGATCACGCCGATCAGGTCGTCTTCCCGGCGCCGCTGGTGCAGGCGCAGTTCGAGACCTATCTGGGCCGGTCGCTGCCGCGGGCGCAGATCCGGCCGCAGGGGCTTTACCTGCACGAGCTGGCCTCTTCGGACGCGCTGGCGCAGCATCGCGCCCGTCTGCGCGCCGAGCTGGGCCTGGATGCCGACACGACGCTGCTTCTGGGCGTGGGCTATGTCGATCACCGCAAGGGCGGCGATCTGTTCGTGCGCACGCTGGCCCGTCTGCGCGAGCTCGGCCGCAAGGTCGAGGCGATCTGGATCGGTCATGCCGACATCCATTTCCTGCCGCAGATCGAGGCCCTGGCCCGCGATCTGGGCGTGGCCGGGCACATGCGCTTCCTCGGCCGGCAACAGGATCCGGTCCCCTTCTATGCCGCCTCGGACGTGTTCCTGCTGTCCTCGCGCGAGGATCCGTTCCCCTCGGTCGTGCTGGAGGCGATGGCGGCCCGGCTGCCCTGCGTGATGTTCGCGGGCACCACCGGCTGCGAAGTGCTGGCCGAACGCGGTCTGGCGCTGGCCGTCGGCGGTCAGGACCCGGCCGGGATGGCGCAGGCGGTGGAAAGCCTGATCGACCACCCCGAGCGGCGCGGGCAGATGGTGGCCGCCGCGCGCGACTACATCGAGGCCGAGGCCGATTTCACCAAATACACGCTGGATCTGCTGCGGCTGTCGGGGCGGCATGTGCCGCGGGTGTCGGTGGTCGTGCCGAACTACAACTATGGCCGCTACATCGAGGACCGGCTGAATTCGGTTCTGGCGCAGGATTTCCCGATCTACGAAATCATCGTGCTTGACGACCGCTCGACCGACGACAGCCTGGAGCGCATCCGCGCCTTTGCCGCGCGCTGCGAACGGCCGATCCGCATCGTCCCGAACGAGGTGAACTCGGGCAATGTGTTCCGGCAATGGATCAAGGGGCTGGATCTGGCGCATGGCGATTACGTCTGGATCGCCGAGGCCGACGATCTGGCCGAGCCCGATTTCCTGTCGACCGCGATGCGCGGCTTCGAGAAACCGGGGACGGTGCTGTCCTATACCGACTCGGCGCAGATCGACGAGAACGGCACGCCGCTGGCGGCGAACTACCGCTATTACACCGACAAGATCAGCCCGACGCATTGGGCGCAGAACTACTGCCGCGACGGCGCCGAGGAAATCTCCGAGGTGCTTTATCTGAAGAACACGATCCCGAATGCCTCGGGGGTGGTGATGGCGGCCGGGGCGCTGCGCGCGGTTCTGGCCGAGCACCGCACCGAGTTGGAATCGGTGCGCTTCGTCGGCGACTGGCTGGTCTATCTGTGGCTGCTGGAACGCGGCGGGATCGCTTTCAACACCGCCTCGAAGAACATTCACCGGCGGCATCAGAACAGCGTCACGATCTCGAATTTCGACGCCAAGCAACTGGCCGAGATCGAAGCGGTGCAGCGCGACATCCTGACCCGGCACGGGCTGGGCGCCGTGCAACAGCAAAAGGCCGCCGACTACATTGCCGAGCTTGCGGTGCAGTTCGGCCTGACAGGAACCGGGAAAGCATGA
- a CDS encoding ABC transporter permease, with protein sequence MAKAAVSVRTNRSRLIGARAVFALILREMTTTYGKSIGGYFWTVAEPVAAIALLSVVFSMIVHKPPLGQSFILFYASGYLTLTAYNAISINVAMSIRFSKALLAYPSVTYIDAIAARLILTTLTQLQVFAIVIAVAIATQHSQINLNFPALGRAWGMLIALGTAVGLLNCYLMSTFPAWQMVWAVLNRPMFLVAGVLFLIDQMPEPVRIISLLVPPTHVVMMMRKGIYDTYDAVYVSEAYVYGVSLLIGALGMLLLHRHHRKILSER encoded by the coding sequence ATGGCAAAAGCCGCCGTTTCCGTCCGGACCAACCGGAGCAGGCTGATCGGCGCCCGCGCCGTCTTCGCGCTGATCCTGCGCGAGATGACGACGACCTACGGCAAGTCCATCGGCGGCTATTTCTGGACCGTCGCGGAACCTGTGGCGGCGATCGCGCTGCTTTCGGTGGTGTTCTCGATGATCGTGCACAAGCCGCCGCTGGGGCAAAGCTTCATCCTGTTCTACGCCAGCGGATATCTGACCCTGACCGCCTATAACGCGATTTCGATCAACGTCGCGATGTCGATCCGCTTTTCCAAGGCGCTGCTGGCCTATCCGAGCGTGACCTACATCGACGCGATCGCGGCGCGGCTGATCCTGACGACGCTGACGCAGCTGCAGGTCTTCGCCATCGTCATCGCCGTCGCCATCGCGACGCAGCACAGCCAGATCAACCTGAATTTCCCGGCGCTTGGCCGCGCCTGGGGGATGCTGATCGCACTGGGCACCGCGGTCGGGCTGCTGAACTGCTATCTGATGAGCACCTTTCCGGCCTGGCAGATGGTCTGGGCGGTGCTGAACCGGCCGATGTTCCTTGTGGCGGGGGTGCTGTTCCTGATCGACCAGATGCCCGAGCCGGTGCGGATCATCAGCCTGCTGGTGCCGCCGACCCATGTCGTGATGATGATGCGCAAGGGCATTTATGACACCTATGACGCGGTTTACGTGTCCGAAGCCTATGTTTACGGGGTGTCGCTGCTGATCGGCGCGCTGGGAATGCTGCTGCTGCATCGCCACCACCGCAAAATCCTCTCGGAACGCTGA
- a CDS encoding sugar transporter, with amino-acid sequence MLFSSFVLGVVAPTVLAVVYLYLIAADQYASKVGFTVHSEDMSSAGALLGGLSMLTQSSSSDAEVIYEFIQSRTLVERINRKIDLAQVFSRPAFDPVFTYDTDGTIEDLVDYWQRMVRISYASNSGLIEVETRAFSREDALAIAREIVAESTAVINEMSAIAREDATRYAREELAVAIERLKQAREERTRFRSKTRLIDPAADVQGQMGLMTSLEQQLAQAYIDLNLTLETSSGDDPRVSQSRRRIDVIQTLIEQEKSKFGMGDTENPDVESSEDYPTLMAEYERLSVDVEYANSAYLAAMASLDSAKAEAQRQSRYLASYTTPSMAEASTYPQRGLIAGLTAVFLTLAWSICVLIFYSLRDRR; translated from the coding sequence GTGCTTTTTTCCAGCTTCGTGCTCGGGGTTGTCGCCCCGACCGTTCTGGCCGTCGTCTATCTGTATCTGATCGCCGCCGACCAATATGCCTCGAAGGTGGGCTTCACCGTCCATTCCGAAGACATGAGTTCCGCCGGCGCGCTGCTGGGCGGGCTGTCGATGCTGACGCAAAGCAGCTCCTCGGATGCCGAGGTGATCTACGAATTCATCCAGAGCCGCACCCTGGTCGAGCGGATCAACCGCAAGATCGATCTGGCGCAGGTGTTTTCGCGTCCCGCCTTCGATCCGGTCTTCACCTATGACACCGACGGCACGATCGAGGATCTGGTCGATTACTGGCAGCGGATGGTGCGGATTTCCTATGCCTCGAACAGCGGCCTGATCGAGGTCGAGACCCGCGCCTTCAGCCGCGAGGATGCGCTGGCGATCGCCCGCGAGATCGTCGCGGAATCGACCGCGGTGATCAACGAGATGTCGGCGATCGCCCGCGAGGATGCCACCCGCTACGCGCGCGAGGAACTGGCCGTGGCGATCGAGCGGCTGAAACAGGCCCGCGAGGAACGCACCCGGTTCCGCTCCAAGACCCGGCTGATCGATCCGGCGGCGGATGTGCAGGGGCAGATGGGGCTGATGACCTCGCTCGAGCAGCAGCTGGCACAGGCCTATATCGACCTGAACCTGACGCTGGAAACCTCGTCGGGCGACGATCCGCGGGTGTCGCAGTCGCGCCGCCGCATCGATGTGATCCAGACCCTGATCGAACAGGAAAAAAGCAAGTTCGGCATGGGGGATACGGAAAACCCCGATGTGGAATCGAGCGAGGATTACCCGACGCTGATGGCCGAATACGAACGGCTGAGCGTCGATGTCGAATATGCCAATTCGGCCTATCTGGCGGCGATGGCCTCGCTTGATTCGGCCAAGGCCGAGGCGCAGCGGCAAAGCCGCTATCTGGCCAGCTACACCACGCCCTCGATGGCCGAGGCCTCGACCTATCCGCAACGCGGTCTGATTGCCGGGCTGACGGCGGTGTTCCTGACGCTGGCCTGGTCGATCTGCGTGCTGATCTTCTACAGTCTGCGCGACAGGCGCTGA
- a CDS encoding ABC transporter ATP-binding protein — protein sequence MIELRNLNKTFRLNGVSKTVARDINFVFPTGEAVALLGGNGAGKSTMLSMIAGTVEPDSGEVLSDGSVSWPIGFAGSFHGDLTGAQNVRFIARVYGIDTDEAIRFCRDFADLGQHFHLPTRTYSSGMRSRLAFAMSMAVPFDTYLIDEVMSVGDSSFKAKCQSFMQERLKTSSAIIVSHQFGELKRLCASGVYLEGGQLYYYPEVGQAIEHYQKAMQRNAARTPGGV from the coding sequence ATGATCGAGCTGCGGAACCTGAACAAGACCTTCCGGCTGAACGGGGTGTCGAAGACAGTGGCGCGCGACATCAACTTCGTCTTTCCGACGGGCGAGGCGGTGGCGCTTTTGGGCGGCAACGGCGCGGGCAAATCCACCATGCTCAGCATGATCGCGGGCACGGTCGAGCCGGACAGCGGCGAAGTGCTTTCGGACGGGTCGGTGTCCTGGCCGATCGGCTTTGCGGGCAGCTTTCACGGCGATCTGACCGGGGCGCAGAACGTGCGCTTCATCGCCCGCGTCTATGGCATCGACACCGACGAGGCGATCCGGTTCTGCCGCGACTTCGCCGATCTGGGGCAGCATTTCCACCTGCCGACGCGGACCTATTCCTCGGGGATGCGGTCCCGGCTGGCCTTTGCCATGTCGATGGCCGTGCCCTTCGACACCTATCTGATCGACGAGGTGATGTCGGTCGGCGACAGCTCGTTCAAGGCGAAGTGCCAATCCTTCATGCAGGAACGGCTGAAGACCTCAAGCGCGATCATCGTCTCGCACCAGTTCGGGGAACTCAAGCGGCTTTGCGCCTCGGGGGTCTATCTGGAGGGCGGGCAGCTTTATTACTACCCCGAGGTCGGCCAGGCGATCGAGCATTACCAGAAGGCGATGCAGCGCAATGCCGCCCGCACGCCCGGCGGCGTCTGA